AACAGTAAAATAAAAGCAGAGAGGGTGAGCGGAAGCCAAACCCCTTGCCACTTCCGGGCAAGGGGTATTTAGCGTCTAGCAAAAATCCATGGAGCACCCTATTCTTCTACAACCTCTTCAGCATCAGCTTCTTCTTCAGCGGCTGCATCTTCATCCACATCCGCGTCTTCATCGGTGGCCACATCTTCGTCCGCTACAGCCTCTTCATCAACTTCTTCATCTACAACGGGCTCGTCAGTTATGTCGATGCGGTTTTGTTCGCTGTCAAAAGCGACATCCTTATTCAGGCTAACAGCGATGAATTGCAGGGGCACATATGTTACATTGTTGATTATCTTGGCGGGAACCGCCAAATTTACATTTTCTCCATCAACGGTAGCTACAGGGTTGTTAACCTGTAACCAAATGCCACCGGAGGTGATTGATTTGTCTTCAGCGTCCCATTCCACCTCTTGACCCAGGGCTGTTACTGCTAACACATATTGCCTAGCAGCCTGTCTAAGAATTGATACTTTAAAAAACTGTGGTTAGGGGCCTTAAAACAAATTCATATGAATTTATATAAAAATTTTAAGCAGAATGAGGTGCCCCTTTAACTATTTACCAAGCCAACTTCTTTTTATTTCCAAATAGCTTCAAAATGTTGTGCGTAAGGCATAGAAGGACCCATTCTCCGCGCACCAAGTCGAGCCCGCGGAGAAGAAATCTTCGAAAACCCCGGGCTTCCTTAATTTGGCCAAAAACAGGCTCAACTGTTTGTTTTCGCAAGGCATATTTTGCCCGTCCTTTTTGGGTTCGCAACTTCCTTTTCATACGATCAGGTAA
The sequence above is a segment of the Desulfallas thermosapovorans DSM 6562 genome. Coding sequences within it:
- a CDS encoding copper amine oxidase N-terminal domain-containing protein, which translates into the protein MLAVTALGQEVEWDAEDKSITSGGIWLQVNNPVATVDGENVNLAVPAKIINNVTYVPLQFIAVSLNKDVAFDSEQNRIDITDEPVVDEEVDEEAVADEDVATDEDADVDEDAAAEEEADAEEVVEE
- a CDS encoding transposase, encoding LPDRMKRKLRTQKGRAKYALRKQTVEPVFGQIKEARGFRRFLLRGLDLVRGEWVLLCLTHNILKLFGNKKKLAW